In the Natronoglycomyces albus genome, AAAATGCTTGACGCAATAGAGGACGGGAAAACTACTTCATCAGATTTGAAGCAGCAACTCGCAGCAGTTATCAGTGGTTCCTATCCTCTAAGCAGATGCTGCCCACAATGTGACAACATCTTTGAAGAGCACGCTGACGCAGTCAAAAGGCACAAAGCTGAGCTTGACAGGCGCGAACGCATCAGAAATGAACGAGCGGCACACGACTACCTACTTGAAATTAGGCACAGTTATCTTAGTGCTCAAGTGATAGTCCATACCGGCATCTGCACGAATGTTGACATTAAAGATCCTACTGCCCCTATGGAGCGACATAAATACGGCAGCGACCGCTACCATCAACAAGTTCAAGTTTACGACCCCAACGCCCTCCAAGAATATGACTTGATATCGCGCTCAGAGCTCCAAGAACGATTTTCTCCGTTCATTGAGTGTTACCACAATACGAGAGGGTCAACAGTATTCAATTCCTTCCTTAGCGTGCACTTTTGCCCAAAGTGCGCGCCAGATGGAAGGTCTACCCGCGAAAATCCCACTGAGCTCTTTTATCCATACTGCTGGAGCTGGAAGAGGCCGCGTTGCCAAATATCCATACACACAGATTCTGGCCATGTCAAGTCAATGAAGGCATGGCACGGCGGCAGTTGCGCCATCTGTGGCGTGAAGCCGGAGAAGCTCGACCTCGACCATGACCATGATTCGGGCCTTATCAGAGGTTTTCTATGCCGCTCTTGCAATGCGCGTGAGGCTAGATCGCAAGATGAGGTCTTTGTTCGCTATAGGCATCGGAACCCGGCTTCAATCTTGGGCCTAAAAATAGTCTACTCTAAGTCAATAAGTAGGCACACCCAATACCCTAGGCCTTCATACGGCATCTCACGATGCAAGCCCAGATTTGAGTTAACAGCCACTGAAAGGCCAAGAGTTGGGTCATCGAATTCACTATTCGATATGCCTCTTTATTGCACTCTAGGCGAGACGCACAACAGACCTCACGCCCCGGCACGACTGCGATCCACGCCTGGACTCATCATCCGGTGCACTTACGACCGAAACGGTCACAAGGTTATGGCTAGCACGAAGGCAGGATAAACTACGCTGGGCCAATGTCGAGACCCACACGCTGTAGGCGAGGGTTGGCTCACGGGCCGGTGAGCCAACCCTCGCCTACAGCAATTTCGCACCTGACGGGTGGACGCATGGAATCAGGGCACCATCTGGGCGCGCTTCGTGGCCTGTCTCGCAGGTACGGCACAAGTCTCGCCGTCAGTCCACGCGCTAGGGTTACAGCTGATCGGCATACTGTGTCGGAGCCACCCTCTATCCTGGCTTGACCGGTCAGGACCAAGATTCACGGGGGCCAGATGCTGAGCACGAACTGTAGACGCTCTACTATCGCTTCTGTGACAGATGCTCCGTGCGTACCCAAAATCAGCCCAGCTGCTAGCAGTTCCACTGGTCTCCAAGCGTTCGAGGTTGCCGAGTTTTTTGCAGGTATCGGTCTGGCGCGGCTTGGACTTGAGAACGCTGGCTTTCGTGTGACCTGGGCCAACGATATCGAGCGGGCTAAGTGGGAGATGTACCTTCGCCAGTTCGGTGACGCTGCGCAAGGTGATTTTCACCTCGGAGACATCACTGATGTTCGTGGAACTGACATCCCGGAAGGCACTTCACTAGCTTGGGCTTCATTCCCCTGCACAGACCTTTCTCTTGCAGGTGGACGAGGCGGGCTTGCGGGCAAGCAATCGGGGACGTTCTGGCAACTAGTACGAGTTCTCAAAGAGATCGACTACTCTCGCCCGGCAATTGTCGCCTTGGAGAATGTGAACGGGCTCGCCACCAGCCACAAAGGGGCCGACTTGAGCGCCGCAATCTCGGCCCTCAATCAACTCGGATACTCCGTCGATATCATGACCATCGACGCGCGGAGATTCGTCCCTCAATCGAGACCACGTCTGTTCATAGTGGCTGTCCAACACGACGTTCTGAGTGCAGCGATCTCTGCTGGCCTTCCCCTTCGTCCTACTCATACTGGGCCACAGCCGTTTTGCGTTACTGAATCTCAAACTCGCCCTAAGTGGCTTAGCGGATTCTTTGAGAACCAAGATCTCGAAACCCATCGCTTCGACCTCCGGGACCTACCTCCGCTACTCGATGGAGGTCTTACAACACAGGCTGAAGAGATGAGGTTGAGTGACGAGCGTTGGTGGAGCGAAGAGCGGATAGTCAGATTTGTCGCTGAACTCTCCGATGTGCAGAAGGCACGGCTTGACGACCTGACTATGAACGCACGTAGTCCGATCTATCGCAGTGCATACAGGAGAACTCGTAAGGGAAAGCCTGCCTGGGAGATCCGAGCGGATGACATCGCTGGCTGCCTACGAACTGCCCGCGGAGGCTCGTCAAAACAAGCTATAGTGCGAATCCAACGCGGTTCTCCCCTGCGAGCCCGCTGGATGACCCCAATCGAGTACGCCCGGCTCATGGGTGCGTCTAGTTACGTCATCAGTGACATTCGAAAGAATCAAGCCCTGTTCGGTTTTGGTGACGCAGTGTGTGTACCTGTAGTAGAGTGGTTGGGCCACAACTACTTTCGCCCCATCTTGGCAATAGCGTCCGCTGGCACCGTCAGCTCAGCCCCGTGAGGAAACCATACAATTGACATCACCAGCACCCTCTGGCCCCAACGATGTTGAAGTCTTCCGTCAGCTCGTAACAGAGATCGAGGGGTGGTATGAGGATCAACGGAAGTCCGACGGTCGCGTCGACCCAAACGTGATGTGCGCCGGAGTCTACGCCGCCGATCACCTTTCAAGAGCCTTCCCATTGACCGAAAACGACTATCGCACCAAGTCTCAGGTGAAGGGGGCCAGCGGGAGCCGCATCAAGAAACTTCTCGCCGCGCACGGCGAAGAAAGAGTGTTTCTTCGTGAAGGCGGCCGGACCTCCAGAGGAACAGTTACCCTTGTGGCAAGTCTGGCAAATCTGATCAACGATTGCTTGAGCAAGCACTACTCAACAGACCCAAACGATCAAGCACGAGCTTATATCGCATGGTCACTTCAAGAATGGTTCGTAAACAAAATTCAAGTCGACTTCTTCGACAAAGAACGTCTACAAGTCGAAATCGATCCGCAACTACCGGTAGCGGCTGCGGTTGCAGCCATGATTGAAGCTGGACGTGTTCGCGGTGGCAACGCAGCCGGAGCAGTAGCACAACACCTTGTCGGGGCAAAACTCGAACTTCGATTCCCTGACATCACGATCAACAATGAAAGCTACACAACGGCTGACCAGCAAACCAACAGAGCCGGTGACTTCCAAGTAGGAGACACGGGAATCCACGTCACCACGAGTCCAAGCCAAGCTCTATTCACCACAAGATGCGCCAAAAACCTCACCGACGGCTACCGCCCGAGAGTGCTCGTCCCTGACGACAAAGTCGCTGCAGCAGAACAACTTCGCGAACTCGCAGGACTTGGCCGTCAAGTCGCCGTCCAAGCTATCGAAGACTTCGTTGGAACCAATATCGAAGAAATAGCACAGTTTACGTCGGCCGGCGTAAAATCTGGACTCCGCCAACTGTTGGAAACCTACAACACGAGAGTCAACAAAGTAGAAGTTGACAAATCGCTAATGATCGAAGCACCACAAAATCTATAGAAGAGATTGAAGGCTGCTAGATGGCCGAAGTGCAATTTCCGCTATATAGGACCTATATTGCTGCTAGGACTGAAGCAAACAATGCCATGACGGCCATGCTTGCCGGCTCTCGGCTCGCGGCACACACTCTGCAACTCACGACCGGGTCTAAACGAACATTGTCCGAGTTGTTCCCGACTGTAGAACACATTCGCCGACTCAACTTGCGTAGCGACCGTGCCCGCTCACTGCTAGACAACGCGGACCATCATCTTGCATCTGTAGCACTACCCTACGCTCTTGCGACACACGAGCACTTTGTCCTCTCAAGCATCGAATTGCTTAGAGATGATGGGGTTGCAATTGGTTGCAAGGCAAGCGAACTCAAAGCCTGGAGTATGCATGAGACCTTGTTCGAGGCTGCAGGACATCCAATGCCCGAAAAATGGCTAGAAATTTTCCATCTTCTACGCAAGATGAGAAACTGCATTATCCATGCCGGGGGATACAGCCAACCCGCCCTTGACAACCATATTCAAGGAATGAGCGAAGAGTCTATAGAAGAGTGGCAAGAACTCAATGATCAGCTTCATAGCGGGGTTGTCCAATCTAACCGAGTGATACTAACTGCTGAACACATTCTGACAGGATTTGCAGTCACCAAACGGCTAGGACGTGAGGTCAACAGTGCTCTCGTACGTAAGTTGAATAAGAGCTCATGGGCACGTATAGCCGTCGAAGACTTTCAGGACACGACCTCGAAAGTGAAAAACTCACCAAACTGGCGTCGTGCCCTAAACGGATACACGCGACAATACTACAGTCCGATTGAATTGTCTGACGCTGATCTCGAAAGTGCGTCACGTAAATCAGGGAATTGGAGTATAGAAAGCTGGGGCTAAATAGCCCGATAAGCAAGAAAAATGGGCGCTCTATCCTATTGAGCTACATCCAGCGTTGCTGGAGCCGGGACTCGAACCCGGGTTACCCAGTTCTGTGAAAATCCTGGTCATGAACCACCAGAAGCCGATGCTTCAGATCTCCTAGCCCCATGCTACCACAATTTGCTTCACTCACCCATCGCCGACAAAAAGGCGACGCAGGTCACTTCCATAACGACCTCCGAGTGAGGGCAGCGGAATCGAACCAAGCGCAATAAAGGCAACCAGAGTGCCTAGCCATTAGAGTGCCCTAGGTGGGATTCGAACCCACACTGTACGGATTTTGAGGCCGTCTTCTCTGCCAGTTGGAATACTAGGGCCAGTGCTTGTACCGCGTTAGATCTTACCGCGTCCTCGATTGACAGACCACGACGCCCCCTCCTGTCGCCCACCGCAGGTCAAGGCCGAGCCTCGCGCTGAGGGCACCAGATAGCCACTGTCCACATATTCCGATAGTAGGCAAGGTCACTTTCGGCGAAGCGATGCTCCAGAATTTCTCGCGGCCTCGGCAGCACCCCCAGGAGAAGGCCCTTGCGGGGCTGCCTTAATAGCTACTACATGTCGTGAATCCACACGTATGTTCGTATTTTGCGCCGCATGACCTACAACTGGGTCCTAGGTTTTTGTCGGAAACCCGACAACCGATGGTGCGCCTGTTGCGATAATTCCCAGATGAACGAATTTCACTCTCAGCACGGCCTGAGTCCTCCCAGAGGGGTACCGCAACCACCCATCGTCGAACCGATGCACCATCGTCTACCTCCGAAACCACCACCGGCAACCGGCATGGGCCCGCATATGCCCTTCATTGGCATGGGAGCCGCCGCCTTGTTGCTACTGGGTTTCGCAGTCGGAACCGGCATCGGCAAGCAACCCGACAGGGCTGCTGTGACCACCGAATTCATTGAGGTTGACGTCGAACGTATCGTCACAGTCGATCCGGCGGAAGAACGCCTGGCCGAAATCGAGCAACACCAGGAGGACCTGTTGGAGCTCCAGAACGAGCTCGACAGTCGGCAAGCAGAGCTCGACCAGCGGGAGGATGAGCTCAATGAGCTCGAAGAGTCACTTCCAGGCACCGACACCGACACCGACACCGACACCGACACCGACACCGACACCGACACCGACACATCGATGATTCCCGGCGACGGGATCTATGTCGTCGGAGACGAAGTAGCGCCAGGAACCTACGAGGCGCAAGGCAACGGGAGGCTATGCTACTTTGCCCGGCTCTCCTCGCCCAACTCCACCGACGTCATCTCCAGTCACTTCGGTACAGCTTCCGTTTCAGTCCAGATTGAACCAAGCGACTACGCCTTTGAATCCTCCGGCTGCGGGGAATGGGCCGGTCAACAACACGACTAGTCGGCTCTCTGCCGAAAGAGAATCGCCCGCTGAGAAGCTGGTATCGCCCTCAGTGGTCGGCACACATGGCCCGGCACCGACGCCGGGCCAGCCTCATTCACTGAGCCTTCACAGAAAATGCCTTGCCGCCCAAGCCGCAGCCTCGGTCCGGCTAGCGGTCTTCGTCTTAGCCAAGATCTTCGAGACATGCACCTCGACGGTACGTTGGGAAATCTCAAGCCGACGCGCTATCTGACGGTTCGCCAAACCGGCAGCGGCCAAAGTAAGCACCTCGCGTTCCCTAGCGGTCAGGCTCACCCCCTCCGGCGGCAGAGACTTCAGGAGAGAATCGATGGAATCTCTACGGTGGCCCGGCCATCGCCGTAGCGTTCGCTCCGCTGAAAGCAACCAGGTTCGAGCCGCCTCCACGTTGCCCAGGTGCTGATGGGCCCGACCCACTATCGCCAGTATCGATGCTCGCAAAGGAGCCTGCGGAGGAACCACGAATTCAGGGCTCTCGGCTACCGACACCGCACCCGCGGCATCACCCTCATGAAAACGCAGCGCCACACACAACGAGTAGGCCTCGTCGAAAGCTCCGGGCACAATCGGCAGAGCAAGGCATTGAGTCACAAACGTGCGCACTTCGGTCGGAGACTGCCGCGCCTCAAGTGCCGCACACGCGACCGCGACGGCTCGATGAGCGCGGCGCCGGTGTTCCTCCACCGTGTTGCTATCACGATAGGTACGCACAGCCTCAGAGATTTGGGCGGCGTCTCCGCCCCGGCACGCCAGCGCTATTTTGAGCCACTGTGGATAGGTGACAGCCCAATGTTTGTCCATGTTGATCGATTCGGACAGGCTGCGACGATACAGCGTCGTGGCGGTTTCGATCTCATTGCGTTCGACGGCTATCAGTCCCGCGTGGGCTGCGAGAACGACGCGCTCGGTCGGATCGGCTTCAATGGGCAAGCGCTCGTGCAGCAACTGCCAGGCACGCTCTTGGAGTCCCTGCTCGATGGCCCGTCCCACCCCGATTCGGGTGATGGTTCCGCCGTGGATGGCCATCCCGAAATCGCCCACGGCCTTCGTCCCCCGCTCATAGAGGTCCCACGCCTCGTCATCATTGAGACGTCCCATTTGAATGAGGAGGAGGTTGTTTACGGCGCGGGCGAGTTTGCGAAGGTCGCCCAGTTTCTCGGCGTTGCGCCATACTCCTTCGAGAGTGGAAACGGCGGACTCCACGTCCCCATTATGGTGCTCAGCCATCGATCGACTGACGGCCAGGGAATGGACTTGTCGTTCCAGACCATGCCTTTTGGCCAGCGGTTCAGCTTGCTCGCACAGTGGAATAATCTTGCCCCACTCTTCGGCCCACACCAGGGCTTGGGCTCGCCCGGTCAAGCAGCGGGCATACTGCACACTGCCCTCTTCGGCCAGCGCCTCCGATCGGTCCAGGCAGGTCCACATATCCCCCACTCGGCCTTCGTGCCAGGCCACTGCCGCCAGTCGCAGGTGCGCCAGGCTCAGGCGCTCCGGGTCTGCCGATAGCGCTATGAGGCGCTGGTAAAACTCTTTTCCGGCGGGGAAGTCGCCCTGCTGGGTTGCGGATTCTCCGGCCAGTTCGAGCAGGTCGATATTGTCGGGCTGAACTTCAAGACCCAGCAACGCCATGTCCAACGCGGCCGTTGAGAGCCATCGGTCGAAGTACTCCCGTCCAGCGGCCAGAGCCGCTTGTACGGTTACCTCGGTTTGGTTGAGGGCGTGGGCGTGGCGCACGATGCCGCTGTAGTCGTTGCGACTTTGGGCCAGGCGGAGGGCTCGGGCGTGAAGCGCGGTCGATTCGGCGGGGAGGACGGTGGAGGCGATCGCCTCCCGGGCCAGAGCATGGCGGAATGAGAGTGTGGTCGCCGGGCCATTGGTGCCCGGGGTTGTGGTGAGAACTCCCGTTTCAATCAGGGTGGTGATCTCCTCGGTGATGTCTTCATCGATGAGGTTGGCCAAGAGTTCCAGGTCGACGGTTTCGCCCAGCTGCGCGATGGTGCGGGCCAGGGCTCGGGCGGAGTCGGGTACATCGGAAAGGCGCGCGCGGATGAGCGCGGCGAGGCGACCGGGCAGGGGCGCGTCAGTGAGGGTACCCGCGTTGATCAGTTCATTGATCCAAAAGGGGTTGCCGCCGGTGCGGCGGTGGATGGTTCGAATGTGATGCGCGGATACGCGTGGTTCTCCCCCGCGGCTGACCAGCTGACCTACTTCGGGCAGGGTCAGGCCGGTCAAGGTGCAGCGGTGGGAGTTGGCCAAGGCGTTGAGGCGAGTTAGAACGTGAGTGACGGCCTGCGGATGGTGGGCTTCGTCGGGGTCGCGGCTTCCGGCGATGAGCATGGCGGGCAGTCCGCGGGTGGCGGCGAGTTCGGCCCACAGGGTGAGGCTTTCCGAGTCAAGCCAGTGCAGATCGTCGACGACGATCAATGCCGGTTCGCCGCTGGTGAGCAGGCGCAGAGCACGGACGCCGACCCGTAGTAGGGCTCGGTCGGGCAACGATAGTGGGCCGTCGACGGGTTGTTGTTGCAGCACGTTCCAGGCCAACGGGTCGGTGTCGGCCGGTCGCTCGTAGGTGGCGGTGGCGGCGGCAAACCAGTCGTGGGGTTCGGCTGCGCTAGCGCGGGCGGTGCCATAGAGCGTGGTGGGCGCGTTGATCCGATCGACAATGGCGTGCAGGAGGCTGGTCTTGCCCATTCCGGCCTCGCCGGTGACGGTGTAGGCCACGGGGCCACTGTGTGGGTCGGCGGCGAGTTTTTCCCAGGCGGTGATGGCTGCGTCGAGGTCTGCGGCGCGGCCGAGGAGGGCGGGTGGGGCACTGTTCGTCACGTGGATCAACTCTACCCAGTTTCTTGGGCCGTCGCGAAATGGGTTAAACACTTCTCTCCTCACATAGCGCCATTGAACTGCGCAGATGTCACTGGTGGCGGCTTTGCGGAGGATACTTACGTAGCGGTACTACGTATAAGTACGTATTGCTGGGGCGGTCGCATCAGACAAAGCTTGTAGGCATGACACATTCACATCTGGCCGTCGAAGCGCAGGCTTTGACGCGCTCATTCACTGTCAAGGGAAAGCCTGACCGGGTGGCTCTCGAATCGCTGGATATCTGCGTGGAGCCCGGGGAGGTTCATGGGCTCTTGGGACCAAATGGCGCGGGTAAGACGACTTTGTGCAAAATCCTCTCCACTGTGTTGCTCCCCACGTCCGGGGAAGCTCGCATCCACGGGTACGACGTCGTGACCGAAGCGAAGTCCGTGCGACCTTTGATCGGCATTGTTTTCGGCGGCGAGAAGGGGCTGTACGCCCGTATGAGCCCCCGCCGAAATCTGCGATTCTGGGCGGCCTTGTATGGGCTGCGCCGCCGGGAAGCCCACCAACGTACGGAGTCGTTGTTGGAGCGGGTGGGCCTGACCCAGCGGGGAGACGATCCGGTGGAGACGTTCTCCCGGGGTATGAAACAGCGCCTGCATCTGGCGCGCGGCCTCATTGGAGATCCCAAGGTCGTGATCCTGGATGAGCCGACGGTGGGTATGGACCCGGTTTCGGCACACGAGTTCCGTGACCTCGTTGAGCAGCTCAGGGCCGAACATAAGGCGGTGCTGCTGACAACGCATGACATGGCCGAGGCCGAGGCATTGTGTGATCAGGTGTCCTTCATCGATAACGGGAGGCTGGTGACTCGGGAAAGTCCCCGTTCGCTGGGGCAGATGTTGAGCCGGTTTGAACGAGTCAGGGCCGGCGGTGTGAATGCCGATCTGGCCGCGCAGGTGGAGGCTTTGCCGGGGGTGGCTCAGGTGCGGCGGCCCGGCAACGACGTCCTCATTGCCGAAACTAGTGAGGATGGGGCGTCACATCGGGTGTTGCGGGCTCTCATCGATGCCGGAATCAGCGACATTTCGACCGACTCCCCCAGTTTGGAGGAGGTCTATTTGCACCTCATCGGCGATCGGGGAATGCAGGTGGCCCAGTGAATGCCACCTATCAAAGACCTGAGTCTCCTGGAAGTGTCGCGTTCGCCCCGGGGTTCTTCGCCGCCATCGGGTTCCAGGTGGCATTGATTCGCAAAGACACCTCGAACCTGTTCTCGTTGATCACGGCTCCGCTGTTCGCGGTGTCGCTCATGGCTGTTATTCAACATAGCGGGCGTACCGACCTTGCCGCCTACGCGGTGGTCGCGCCTGCGATCATGGCGATTTTCAGTATGGCGCTCTTCGAATCTGGCGAAATCATTTCCCGTGACCGTCAGTCGGGGGTTCTGGAAGCCATCATGGCCACTCCGGTGTCACTGTCCTGGGTGGTCTTGGGCCGCGTCGGAGCCATCACTGTCCTGAGTTTGATCGCCGTGCTGGAGTGTTGGTTGGTGGGAGCATTGATGTTCGGCGAATTCGTCTCCATTGGTCATCCACTGTTGTTCGCGGTGACATTGATGGCGCTCTCCTTGGGGGTCGCGTCGACCGGGGTGGTCATGGCGGCGGCCTTTGTGGTCGGCCGATCAGTGCGCAGCTTCCAAAACTCGATCTCCTTCCCGCTGTTCTTGCTGGGCGGCGTGTTGGTGCCAGCTTCGTTCCTGCCTGGGTTTCTACATCCGATTAGCAACGCGTTCTTCTTGTCGTGGGCCACCGATCTTCTCCGCGACTCGCTGACGGCGACGCCCGTTGAGGATGCTCTCTTTCGGCTGGGCGCCATCGTCGGGCTCAGCGCCCTCATGTATGCCCTGGGAATGTGGCTCATGCACCGGCTGTTGGTGCGCATCCGTCGCACGGGAAAGGTCAACTTCGCATGAACAGACTCGCGATTCTGGGCCAGTCCATGTCATCGGGCTCGGCTGATTTCAAACTCGTCTACACCCCCACCTCGTGGGCGACCGGTTGGATGGTGCGCGTCCTAGCGCAAGTGGCCTTCTACAGCATGCTGGGCACGCTCTTGGGAGACCACGAACGCACCCGATACATTCTCATCGGCGCGGCGGTATTCATTGCCGTGCTTGAGCCGATGATGACCACCGCCTCCACGACGTGGGAAAGAGTTGCTGGCACGTTGCCGCTGCTCACGGCCGCCCCGGCGGGTCTGGTCCTCGTCTTCGCCGGTCGTAGCTGGTATTGGGTTGCCACGGGGACGGCATCGTCGTCACTGGCACTACTCATCACCGCACCGATGTTCGGAATCCATATCAGCCTCACCCAGGCGTTTATCGTGGTGCCGCTGCTGTTTGTGGTAGCGCTGACGACCTATGGACTAGCGCTGACGACCGGTTCGCTAGCGTTGCGATTTTACGCGCACCGCAACGTGATCAGCAACGTCGTCGGCCTTGTCCTCATGGCAATCGGCGGGTTTATGGTGCCGGTGACATTCTGGCCCACCGCTGTGCAATGGGTCGCGCATCTCTTCCCCGGCACCCACGGCCTGACCGCCATCCGCGCGGCACTGGAGTCGGCTCCCGCCTCAGAAGTTCTCACCCACGCGGTATACGCCCTTCTTATAGGGCTGTGTTGGGCTTCCGTGGCGATGTGGTCGTTCTGGTTGCTGGCTGCCTCTGGTCGTAAGAGCGGCAACATCGAGTTCGGGGATTAGCCGGTTGGCCGCACACAGAAGTACGGACTTGGACGGGAAACCAAGAACCCCGCCTCTGCGGTGGACGACTAGCTCTTCTCACGGTGTGCCCCAGCGCATTGCAGGCAGTGCTTACCCGGGGTCATGCGGGTAGTCACCAGGCTGCGATGGGGACGCATTCGACGATGAAGAGGACTAAGGTCGCTATCGCTAGAGAGAGGGAAGGGCCGGGCAGAGGGTGTCAACTATTGACTCTGCCCGGCCCACCTCGCGTTAGAGCACCTATGGACTAGTAGGTGTCAGCGGCGAGGAGTTCGATTCGCTTTTCAGCCACTCAGCGAATCGATCATTGTGGATTGTGGGCTCTGCGGGGACGCTAGGCGCCTGGTGTTGAGCGAAGAAGGCGTGTAGTGCCTGCGCCTGTGCGGAGTCGTTGGCCTCGAGACGTTCCCGCCACAGTGGCATCGGAAGGAATTCAGCACCAATGCGCGCGGCCATTTCCTTCCACCTAGTCGACAGGTCTACCGGTTCACCGACGGTCAGATTCCACACTCCACGTGCTCCTCTCATTGCCAGTGCCGCTATATTGCGTGCCGCGACGTCGACCTCTATCCAGGGTTCCCGAATGGGCAGATCAGGAAGTGAGCCCATCGCTTGGCCTACGGCGTCGATTTGACTGACGAGGTCACCGGAGTTGGTGACGTCGGTGCCTGAGGGTGGGACGACACGCCCCAGCCGGTAACAGGCCACAGATAGCCCGGACTCGCCAGCTTGCCGGAGCAGCTCTTCGGCCGCCCACTTGCTGTGTTGGTAGCCGTCGGTCAGCCCATCGTGGTGTGGCACAAAGTCTTCGGGTAGCTCGCGGCCAACCCCGAGCGCCACAGTGGAGACATGGTGGAATGCGGTGCCACTTTCGGCGGCGATCCGCAGCAGCTGGCCCACCGCCAACGTATTGACGCGGCGCAGGCTGGAGTAGCCTCGCCCGAGGCTGACTTCAGCCGCACAGTGGATGATAGTCCCCACCTGCGTAAACATGGCGCGGCCGGTGGCGTCTAGTCCCAGATCGTCGCGGTCGAGTTGGCTCTCCAGAATGTGAAGGCGACCTAGCTGGGATGGGTCGGCTCCGGCGGCGAGGACGGCGGATTCCAGCCGCTTTCGGGTACCTCGTCCTAGGCAGTGAATGTGCCGGTCGGTGGTGCGCAACAGGTGGGCGATAAGCCAAGAGCCGACGAACCCGGTGCCACCGGTGACAGCAATGCTGGTCCCTTGGGGGGCGCGGATGTCGATGGGCTTCCAGGCGGTGTCTGTGGCTAGGTCCCATTCCTCGCCGGTGGCGTCGCCGTCAATTTGGGCTGCGAGTCCGGCGATGGTCGGGGCGGCGAATACGGTCGAGGCGGTGATGTCGCGGCCTAGCTTAGCGCTGAGACGGGAGGCGACGGCTACGGCTTTGAGGGAGGAACCGCCGTGATGGAAGAAGTCGGCATCTCGCCGAGGAGGGGCCGCCCCGAGGACGGCGGTGAAGATGTCGATGACGATCTGTTCGGTCGCGGTGGCGGCCTCGATGTCGCTAGGGCCGGCGGGAATGGCCAGCGAACGGTAGTCGAGTTTGCCGCTGGAGGTACGCGGTATTCGGTCCAGGCGGACGACATGGCTGGGGCGGGCGGCCTCGACTAGGTGGGCGCGGGCGTGATCGTGCAATGCTTCGGCGTCGATATCGCCGCTGACGAAGGCGACAAGCCGCAAAGGGGCGGTCGTTTGGTCAACTAGGACGGCTGCCTCGGCTACATCGGGGTGCCGCAAGAGCACACTTTCAACTTCGAGCGGGTGGACGCGATGGCCCGAGATCTTCACCTCGTCGTCGCTTCGGCCCACGTACGACAAGGTCTGGTCTTCGTGCACAGTCACAACGTCTCCGGTGCGATACCACTGCCGTCCGGCAACGGGCACACTCAGGGATGCGGTTGTGCCGAGGTATCCGCTGGCTAGTCCAGGGCCCGCGATGTAGAGCTCGTTCCCGGGCCCCACAGCGGCGGCGACTCCGGGCAAAGGTGTGCCAAGTCGCAGAGGTTCATGCGGGCGAAGGTCGGCGGCCACACATACGACTGTGGCTTCAGTGGGCCCGTAGGTGTTGATAAGTCTCACTTGAGAGCCTATGACCGCATGCCACTGAGCCAGACGTTCGGTGGCGGCGGCCTCGCCGCCAATGATGACGGTATGCACAGTGGGC is a window encoding:
- a CDS encoding ABC transporter permease gives rise to the protein MNATYQRPESPGSVAFAPGFFAAIGFQVALIRKDTSNLFSLITAPLFAVSLMAVIQHSGRTDLAAYAVVAPAIMAIFSMALFESGEIISRDRQSGVLEAIMATPVSLSWVVLGRVGAITVLSLIAVLECWLVGALMFGEFVSIGHPLLFAVTLMALSLGVASTGVVMAAAFVVGRSVRSFQNSISFPLFLLGGVLVPASFLPGFLHPISNAFFLSWATDLLRDSLTATPVEDALFRLGAIVGLSALMYALGMWLMHRLLVRIRRTGKVNFA
- a CDS encoding ABC transporter permease, giving the protein MNRLAILGQSMSSGSADFKLVYTPTSWATGWMVRVLAQVAFYSMLGTLLGDHERTRYILIGAAVFIAVLEPMMTTASTTWERVAGTLPLLTAAPAGLVLVFAGRSWYWVATGTASSSLALLITAPMFGIHISLTQAFIVVPLLFVVALTTYGLALTTGSLALRFYAHRNVISNVVGLVLMAIGGFMVPVTFWPTAVQWVAHLFPGTHGLTAIRAALESAPASEVLTHAVYALLIGLCWASVAMWSFWLLAASGRKSGNIEFGD